The following proteins are encoded in a genomic region of uncultured Vibrio sp.:
- a CDS encoding carbon-nitrogen hydrolase family protein encodes MERVGIIQMTSGPDIEANLAFIEKQCELAANQGVKLVLTPENSVLFASREEYHQHAEPLGSGAIQQRLADIAKHNQLTLIVGSMPIQTARGVTTTTIVLPPHGKCIAHYDKLHMFDVEVADGHGSYRESDTFTAGNQIVVAETDVGSVGLSICYDVRFPELYKELRLAGARIIVVPAAFTAVTGEAHWEILLRARAIETQCWILASNQTGTHPCGRKTWGHSMVIDPWGRIHKQLQDQVGLLVAEIDLSQTQQVRQNMPLTQHSRFQNELRRK; translated from the coding sequence ATGGAACGTGTTGGCATCATTCAAATGACGTCTGGTCCAGATATCGAAGCGAATCTGGCGTTTATCGAAAAACAGTGTGAATTAGCGGCTAATCAGGGAGTGAAGCTGGTTCTTACCCCCGAGAATTCAGTATTGTTTGCCAGCCGAGAAGAGTACCATCAACATGCAGAGCCGCTTGGTAGCGGTGCGATACAGCAACGTTTGGCTGATATTGCGAAACATAACCAACTGACTTTGATCGTCGGCAGTATGCCTATTCAAACGGCCAGAGGTGTGACAACGACCACCATCGTTCTTCCGCCACATGGCAAATGCATTGCCCATTATGACAAGCTGCATATGTTTGACGTCGAAGTCGCAGATGGCCATGGCAGCTACCGAGAATCTGATACCTTTACTGCGGGCAATCAAATTGTTGTGGCAGAAACGGATGTTGGTAGTGTTGGATTGAGTATTTGCTATGACGTACGTTTTCCTGAATTATACAAAGAGCTGCGTTTGGCTGGTGCGAGAATTATTGTCGTTCCTGCTGCGTTTACCGCGGTGACAGGAGAAGCGCACTGGGAGATACTTTTACGTGCCAGAGCGATAGAAACTCAGTGCTGGATCCTCGCTAGCAACCAAACCGGCACACACCCTTGTGGCCGCAAAACGTGGGGCCACTCCATGGTTATTGACCCTTGGGGACGAATACACAAACAACTTCAAGATCAGGTCGGTTTGTTGGTCGCTGAGATAGATTTGTCACAAACCCAGCAAGTAAGGCAGAATATGCCCCTGACTCAACACAGTCGCTTTCAAAATGAATTGAGACGGAAATAA
- the tldD gene encoding metalloprotease TldD, with protein sequence MSTNQIEQALIAPNGLTEQDIADTLASIATRQIDYADIYFQSSWHESLVLEDSIIKDGSFNIDCGVGVRAVTGEKTGFAYSDQINPEGLKQSAIAARGIAQQGQNGKIQAFKRTDNQVYYAAVNPLAGWEKQQKTELLKTLDAYIRTKEPLIKEVSISISGVHEQMLVAATDGTYAGDIRPLVRLSISVLAQKGERRERGSAGGGGRFGYDFFLSETDGVKQAFHYADEAIRMALVNLEAEAAPAGMMPVVLGSGWPGVLLHEAVGHGLEGDFNRKESSVFSGKMGQQVTSSLCTIVDDGTLKDLRGSLNVDDEGVNGQYNTLIENGVLKGYMQDKLNARLMGVKPTGNGRRESYAHLPMPRMTNTYMLPGEHTPEEIISTVEKGLYAPNFGGGQVDITSGKFVFSASEAYLIENGKITRPVKGATLIGSGIEAMQQVSMVGNDLSIDKGVGVCGKAGQSVPVGVGQPTLKLDSLTVGGTE encoded by the coding sequence ATGAGCACAAACCAAATAGAACAGGCACTCATCGCCCCAAATGGTCTGACAGAGCAAGACATTGCTGACACACTAGCCAGCATTGCGACACGTCAGATCGATTATGCGGACATTTACTTTCAGTCCAGCTGGCATGAGTCTCTGGTTCTAGAAGACAGCATCATCAAAGATGGCTCTTTTAATATTGATTGTGGTGTCGGTGTTCGTGCAGTGACGGGTGAGAAAACGGGCTTTGCATACTCTGACCAAATTAATCCGGAAGGTCTCAAACAAAGTGCTATTGCGGCACGAGGCATCGCCCAGCAAGGTCAGAATGGTAAGATTCAGGCATTTAAACGCACCGATAACCAAGTTTACTATGCAGCGGTTAACCCGCTGGCTGGCTGGGAAAAGCAGCAAAAAACCGAACTGCTTAAAACACTGGATGCGTACATCCGTACTAAAGAGCCGTTGATCAAAGAAGTCTCTATTAGCATCAGTGGTGTACATGAACAAATGTTAGTGGCCGCAACGGACGGAACCTACGCGGGTGATATTCGCCCGTTAGTGCGTTTATCGATTAGCGTACTCGCGCAGAAAGGTGAACGCCGTGAGCGTGGTAGCGCAGGCGGTGGCGGTCGTTTTGGTTACGACTTTTTCCTCTCTGAAACGGACGGCGTGAAGCAAGCTTTCCATTACGCTGACGAAGCGATTCGTATGGCTTTAGTGAACTTAGAAGCCGAAGCAGCTCCGGCTGGTATGATGCCAGTGGTACTTGGCTCTGGTTGGCCGGGCGTGTTGCTACACGAAGCGGTAGGTCACGGCTTAGAAGGTGACTTTAACCGCAAAGAGTCGTCGGTATTCTCAGGTAAAATGGGCCAACAAGTCACTTCATCACTTTGTACTATTGTTGACGATGGTACCTTGAAAGATCTGCGTGGTTCTTTGAACGTCGACGATGAAGGTGTCAATGGTCAGTACAATACTTTGATCGAAAATGGCGTATTGAAAGGCTACATGCAAGACAAGCTTAATGCGCGTCTGATGGGCGTTAAGCCAACCGGTAATGGCCGCCGTGAGTCCTACGCGCACTTACCAATGCCGCGTATGACCAATACTTATATGCTGCCGGGTGAACACACTCCGGAAGAGATCATCTCGACTGTGGAGAAAGGTCTGTACGCGCCAAACTTTGGTGGCGGTCAGGTCGATATCACTTCTGGTAAGTTTGTCTTCTCTGCGTCTGAAGCGTACTTAATTGAAAACGGCAAAATTACTCGTCCAGTGAAAGGGGCGACACTGATTGGTTCTGGTATTGAGGCGATGCAGCAAGTTTCGATGGTCGGGAATGACCTGAGCATCGACAAAGGTGTGGGTGTGTGCGGTAAAGCAGGACAAAGTGTACCTGTCGGCGTCGGCCAGCCAACCTTGAAGCTGGACTCACTGACGGTTGGTGGTACAGAGTAA
- a CDS encoding PhoH family protein, with protein MGDTDRKLFVLDTNILLHEPFAIFSFKEHDVVIPMTVLEELDRIKDSKRDVARDARVAIRALEDMFKDATPDEISEGIPVSKDKPDQGSISILADFELQETVKAFADKAGDNRILNAVLYLQNKRAPREVVLVTKDINMRLRAKGAGVRFVEDYRTDQLIDDVQYLTKGFQQREGDFWSGIDEVDSYALGGKTYHKLSREPFDPTFINQYVIDEDSDFAGRVETINEDKLTLLDLSRERMMHRRVWDITPKNIYQAMALDALVDPDVDLVILTGAAGSGKTLLAMAAALEQTIEKKMFDKIIVTRNTPDIGESIGFLPGSEEEKMMPWLAAVTDTLEALHKHDHCTEGSLKYICDKANIQFKSINFMRGRSIQNAFVLLDECQNLTASQIKTIITRCGEGTKIVCSGNLAQIDSHYLTPVTSGLTYMVERFKNFEGSANIHLNGVVRSRLAEFAEENL; from the coding sequence ATGGGCGATACCGATCGGAAACTTTTTGTACTTGATACCAATATTCTTCTTCACGAACCCTTCGCTATATTCTCTTTCAAAGAACACGATGTCGTCATACCCATGACCGTTTTGGAAGAGCTCGACCGAATTAAAGACAGCAAACGCGATGTTGCACGAGATGCTCGTGTGGCGATTCGCGCTTTGGAAGACATGTTCAAAGATGCCACGCCAGATGAAATTTCAGAAGGCATTCCAGTATCCAAAGACAAACCAGATCAAGGATCTATTTCCATTTTGGCGGACTTCGAATTGCAGGAAACCGTCAAAGCCTTCGCCGACAAAGCCGGTGACAACCGCATCCTCAACGCGGTGCTTTATCTGCAAAACAAACGTGCACCACGTGAAGTGGTGTTAGTGACCAAAGACATAAACATGCGTCTTCGTGCCAAAGGAGCTGGCGTACGCTTTGTTGAAGACTACCGAACCGACCAACTGATTGATGATGTTCAATACCTCACCAAAGGCTTTCAGCAACGAGAAGGTGACTTCTGGAGCGGCATTGACGAGGTTGACAGCTATGCTCTGGGCGGAAAAACCTACCACAAGCTCAGCCGTGAGCCTTTTGATCCAACCTTTATAAACCAATATGTGATTGATGAAGACAGCGACTTTGCTGGCCGCGTTGAAACCATCAATGAAGACAAACTTACTCTGCTCGATCTCAGTCGCGAACGTATGATGCATCGTCGCGTCTGGGACATTACTCCGAAGAACATCTATCAAGCGATGGCATTAGATGCACTCGTCGATCCAGACGTCGATCTCGTCATTCTTACAGGAGCCGCTGGTAGTGGTAAAACGCTGTTAGCCATGGCAGCCGCACTTGAGCAAACCATCGAGAAAAAGATGTTCGATAAAATTATCGTAACCCGGAACACGCCAGATATCGGCGAATCGATCGGTTTCCTACCCGGATCGGAAGAGGAGAAGATGATGCCTTGGTTGGCTGCAGTGACCGATACGTTAGAAGCGCTGCATAAACACGACCACTGTACGGAAGGCTCACTGAAGTACATTTGCGATAAAGCCAACATTCAGTTTAAGTCGATTAACTTTATGCGCGGCCGTTCGATTCAAAATGCGTTCGTTCTCCTAGATGAGTGCCAGAACTTAACCGCCTCACAAATCAAAACCATCATCACCCGTTGTGGTGAAGGCACCAAGATCGTCTGTTCCGGTAACCTGGCTCAGATCGATTCCCATTACCTAACACCAGTAACATCTGGTTTGACTTACATGGTTGAACGCTTCAAGAACTTTGAAGGCAGTGCGAACATTCACCTTAACGGTGTGGTTCGTAGTCGTCTGGCAGAGTTTGCGGAAGAAAACCTATAG